TTACGGCGAGTATAAAATAAAAGATGTTAAGAGATATCTTAAAAATAAAGGAATCTGCGTGAGAATATGAAAATTGCCATCATTCAATACCCTGGGACAAATTGTGAGTATGAAACCTGTAGCGCTATAAGGTCTTGTGGAATAGAGGCAGAAATATTTAGATGGAATAGGCAAATTGAGGAATTGGAGGAATTTGATGCCTTTGTCCTTGCGGGAGGCTTTTCATACCAAGATAGGGTAAGGGCAGGAGCAATTGCCGCAAAGAAGCCCATTATTAAGACAATTATGAGAAAGGCAGAAGAGGGAGCACCTGTTTTGGGGATATGCAATGGTGCCCAAATCTTAATCGAATCTGGGATTTGCCCTTCTTTAAAAAAAGGCTCAATTGAGATGGCCCTTTCTTTCAATAGAGAAACAGGCTTTTTGTGTGATTGGGTATATGTTAAGGTTTCATCCATTAAAAGCCCATTTTTGTCATTGTTTAATCTAGGCGATGTCTTTCCCATTCCCATTGCCCATGCCGAGGGAAGGTTCGCCACCCAAAACAAAGGCTTACTTTTAGAGCTTATAGAAAATGACCAGATAGCCTTAAGGTATTGCACAAAGAATGGGGAAATTATTGATGAATTTCCCATAAACCCAAATGGTTCTATCTATAATATTGCAGGCTTAACAAACAAGGAGGGAAATGTTTTTGCTCTTATGCCACATCCAGAAAGGGCATCCTTTGTCTATCAAATTCCCCGAAAAAAACAGGCTTCGGCAAGAAAAATATTTGAAGGAATTAAGGATTTTTATAAGACCAACTCCTTGCCTTTTGGGGACAGGTCTTGATACACCTTGAACACATAATACAATTGGAAAGATTGGCAAATCCTCCCTTTCCCAAATCTACCTCCATTGGGCAGGATTTAAGGCAGGCAGAACAAGACCTACAGAGTTCTTTATTATGAACAACCCTAACCAATGAGATTTTATTAAAAAGCCCTAATATTCCACCCAGGGGACATAAAATCCTACAAAATAGCCTTCCTGAGACAAGGATAAACAAAACCAGAAAAACAAAACCTAAAATGATATGGTATAAAACAATATTGTTTAGAAAAAATGCCCTTTTTCCTGTGGTAAGGTAGTATGGAAGCAAGCCATATAAAAGCCCAGATGGACAAAAATATGAGCAGAATAAAAATGGAAAGACAAAGGCGAGAATGACCACAATAAGGATAAGATACTTAGCATAGATAAGAAATTGGGGAATTTTAATTCTTGGCTTCTTTATCTTATTCAATAGATCAGAAATTGTCCCAAATGGGCATAGCCATCCGCAAAAAAACCTTCCCAGGGATATTCCCAGAAGAATAAAAAATCCCAATATGAAAAATGGAGGTCTTCTTTGCAGAAGAAATACCTGAAGAGAGCCAATTGGACAAGCACCAACCGCCATCTCGCAAGCCTGACAATTTAAAAAAGGAAGGAGGCCAACGGATGTTCTGCTTGCAGGGCATATTCCAGAAACCCTGATCACACCAAGCCTTGTAATAACAAAAGAAACCCATTGGACAAGCCATCTATTTATCTTAAGTTTAATATCTTTGTTTTTTATAAAAATAAGGAAAAAGAGTATAGGAAACACAATAAAAACAATAATGACAAATGGCTTTCTCTCTATTTCTTCAAAATGATATGCCTTTTTTAAGGCAAGGTTTGTAATCCCAGGGGAAAGCATCCCAACAGATTTCCCATAAGAATTATGAGAAGAGACAAAATTAAGGTCTCCCAATAAGAGACCTATGAGGAGAAGAAAAATCCCAAGCAGGAATAATTTTTTCATTTTTTTAGCTTAAATGAAGCTAGCTTAAACGCTTTTCAAGGCATTCGCATTCCTTTTCAATCCAAGAAGGAAGCCTGTTTCCAAATTTTAAAAGAAATGCTTTTATATCCAGAAGCTCTTTTTCCCATTCATCTTTGTCTATCTTAAATAGCCCTTTTTCATTTATATTAAGTTCTGTAAGGTCTAAGTCTTTAGGATGGGGGATAAATCCAATGGGTGTCTCTTTCGCTCCTACCCTACCTTTTACCCTCTCAACAATCCATTTTAAAACCCTTATATTTTCAGAAAATCCAGGCCATAAGAAATTTCCTCCTTCATCCTTTCTAAACCAATTTACAAAGAATATTTTGGGAGGGCTTTCCATTTTCTCTCCCATACAACGCCAATGCTCCCAATAATCTGCCATATTGTATCCGCAGAAAGGAAGCATTGCCATTGGATCGCGACGCAGGACACCTATATCCTGAACTGCCGCTGAGGTTGTCTCTGATGCCATTCCACATCCCTGAAATACCCCATTCTGCCAATTGAATGCCTCATATACCAGAGGAACAACAGATGACCTTCGGCAACCAAAGATTATGGCAGATATGGGAACACCCTTTGGATTATTGAATTCGCTTGATAGGGTTGGACACTGGGTTATGGAAACCGTAAATCGTGAGTTTGGATGGGCAGCATCCTTTGAAGAGGATGGATTTCCCTTCCAGTCAATCAAGCCTTCTGGAATCCCATCAAGTCCATCCCACCAAGGCTCATTTGTTTTTGTGGCAAGGGCTGTGTTGGTAAAAAGGGTTGGATAGAATGTGCCATTTTTTAGGGTTTTTATCATATTTGGGTTTGTCTGTTCCGATGTTCCAGGTGCTACACCAAAAAATCCCATTTCTGGATTAATCGCATAAAGCCTTCCATCATCTCCGATATTCATCCAGGCAATGTCATCGCCAATTGTCCATATTTTATATCCAGGAAGAGAGGGATTAAGCATAGCAAGGTTTGTCTTCCCGCAGGCAGAGGGAAGAGCGGCGGTAATATATGTTGTATTACCAGATGGGTCTTCAATACCCATAATCACCATATGCTCTGCCAGCCAATTTTCTTTCCACCCAAGGAAGGATGCAATCCTTAAGGAAAAGCATTTTTTTCCCAGCAAAGCATTTCCACCATATCCAGAGCCAATAGACCAAACCAGATTTTCCTCGGGAAAGTGCATAATAAACCTTCTTTTAGGAGAAAAGTCTCCTATAGAATGAAGCCCTTTTACAAAGTCAAAAGAATTTCCTATTCTTTCTAATGCAGCCTTTCCCTCTCTCGTCATTATCCTCGTGCTTACAGCCACATAGGATGAATCGGTAAGCTGGATACAGGGTTTTGAATAGGCCGATTCTGGGTTTCCCATCATATAAGGAAGAACATACATTGTCCTTCCCTTCATACAACCTTTAAAAAGGGGAGTGAGCATTTCCTTTGCTTCTTTCGGCTCCTTCCAATTGTTATTTGGACCAGAGGTTTCTTGGTTTGGATGGCAGAGATAGGTAAATTGCTCTGTTCTTGCTACATCACTTGGATGGCTTCTATGGAGATAGGCATTTGGCCAGGCTTTCTGATTTAGGGAATAAAAAACAGGATTGCCNNNNNNNNNNATTTTTATAAGGGAATAAGCCTCATCTTCACTTCCATCGCACCAATAAATATCATCAGGGTTTGTCAACTCTGCACATTCGCTAACCCATCTTTCAATTTCTGTTTTCATAGTCTTAAAAATTATATTTTCAAATAATTCT
This genomic window from bacterium contains:
- a CDS encoding 4Fe-4S binding protein, translated to MKKLFLLGIFLLLIGLLLGDLNFVSSHNSYGKSVGMLSPGITNLALKKAYHFEEIERKPFVIIVFIVFPILFFLIFIKNKDIKLKINRWLVQWVSFVITRLGVIRVSGICPASRTSVGLLPFLNCQACEMAVGACPIGSLQVFLLQRRPPFFILGFFILLGISLGRFFCGWLCPFGTISDLLNKIKKPRIKIPQFLIYAKYLILIVVILAFVFPFLFCSYFCPSGLLYGLLPYYLTTGKRAFFLNNIVLYHIILGFVFLVLFILVSGRLFCRILCPLGGILGLFNKISLVRVVHNKELCRSCSACLKSCPMEVDLGKGGFANLSNCIMCSRCIKTCPQKARSWSYKNP
- the purQ gene encoding phosphoribosylformylglycinamidine synthase I — its product is MKIAIIQYPGTNCEYETCSAIRSCGIEAEIFRWNRQIEELEEFDAFVLAGGFSYQDRVRAGAIAAKKPIIKTIMRKAEEGAPVLGICNGAQILIESGICPSLKKGSIEMALSFNRETGFLCDWVYVKVSSIKSPFLSLFNLGDVFPIPIAHAEGRFATQNKGLLLELIENDQIALRYCTKNGEIIDEFPINPNGSIYNIAGLTNKEGNVFALMPHPERASFVYQIPRKKQASARKIFEGIKDFYKTNSLPFGDRS
- a CDS encoding phosphoenolpyruvate carboxykinase (GTP), translated to GNPVFYSLNQKAWPNAYLHRSHPSDVARTEQFTYLCHPNQETSGPNNNWKEPKEAKEMLTPLFKGCMKGRTMYVLPYMMGNPESAYSKPCIQLTDSSYVAVSTRIMTREGKAALERIGNSFDFVKGLHSIGDFSPKRRFIMHFPEENLVWSIGSGYGGNALLGKKCFSLRIASFLGWKENWLAEHMVIMGIEDPSGNTTYITAALPSACGKTNLAMLNPSLPGYKIWTIGDDIAWMNIGDDGRLYAINPEMGFFGVAPGTSEQTNPNMIKTLKNGTFYPTLFTNTALATKTNEPWWDGLDGIPEGLIDWKGNPSSSKDAAHPNSRFTVSITQCPTLSSEFNNPKGVPISAIIFGCRRSSVVPLVYEAFNWQNGVFQGCGMASETTSAAVQDIGVLRRDPMAMLPFCGYNMADYWEHWRCMGEKMESPPKIFFVNWFRKDEGGNFLWPGFSENIRVLKWIVERVKGRVGAKETPIGFIPHPKDLDLTELNINEKGLFKIDKDEWEKELLDIKAFLLKFGNRLPSWIEKECECLEKRLS